In the genome of Leptotrichia sp. HSP-536, the window TTGAAGATAAAATAAAGGAAATATCTGATATTTTTAGAACAGATGAAAAAAATGTTGTTGATATTATCGAAAAATATATTGGAGATATGAGAGCAGCAGTAAAAGTGCATGAGGAAATGCAGACAAAACTTGTAAAATACGAAATCAATGAAATGCTTGAAAACGTTGAAGCAGTAAATGGTGTGAAAGTGTTAAAAACATCATTTGAAAATAAAAATGTTGATGAATTGAAAGAGATTGTAGACAGAGGAAAAGAAAAAATGCAGTCTGGAATCATCATTTTGGGAACAAATAACAATGGAAAGGCAATTTTCGTAGTTGGAGTTACAAAAGACTTGATTTCAAAAGTGAAGGCTGGAGAAATAGTAAAAGTTGCGGCTCAAGTTGCTGGCGGAAATGGTGGAGGACGTCCTGACTTTGCACAAGCTGGTGGAAAAAATGGAAGTGCTGTAAAAGAAGCTGTTGAAAAAGCATTTGAATTTGTAACTGAAAAATTATAATAGATTTACTTTTAGATATACAGGTTTAGATTTTTACTAAAGCAGATATTATTAAGTAAGGGGTAATCTCCCCCTTTCAAGACAATCTAAAATTATATTTGATTAAGTAAAACTTAACTTTATAAGAAATAATTTTATTAAGTTTATAAAATGGTAAATTGTTTAAGAAATGAGAAATAAAAAATGAAAAAATTTATTGGATTAGATGTGGGAGATGTCAGAATTGGAGTTGCCAAATGCGATCCTTTGGGAATTCTTGCGACTGCTCTTGAAGTAATTGACAGAACAAAGACAAATCCTGTTGAAAGAATAAAGGAAATACTGGATGATGAAGGCACAAAAAAAGTTGTAGTGGGAATGCCAAAGAGTCTTGACGGCACAAAAAAACGTCAGGTGGAAAAAGTGGAGGAATTTGTGGAAGAATTGAAAAAGAGTATTCCGAATATTCAGATTATCTTTGTAGATGAGCGTTACACAACAACAGAGGCTGAACATTATCTAAAAAACTATTCTAAAAAGAATGGAAAAGAACGTAGAAAAGTTGTAGATATGGTTGCAGCGTCAATAATTTTACAAAAATATCTCGACACATTACCTTAAGAATAGATATTTAAATAAAATAAAAAAGAAAGGATGAAAAAATGCAAAATAAAAAATCACATTATGTTTGGTTACTTTTGGTAATTTTTGTTCCAGCTCTTATTTTGTACTTTAATAAAGTAAAACTGGGACTTGATTTACGTGGTGGAACATCGGTTGTATTACAGGCACAGGGGAAAATAGAGGCTGATACAATGAGCAAGGTTAGAAATATTATTGAAAGACGGGTAAATAGTATTGGAGTTGCTGAACCTGTTATTCAGCTTAGTGGAAATGATAAATTGATAGTGGAGCTTGCGGGGATAAAAGATCCTCAAAAGGCTATTGAATTGATTGGTACAACAGCAAAACTTGAGTTTAGAATAAAAAATAATGATGGAACTTATGGACCTGTGCTGTTAGAAGGTTCTGCGTTGAAAAGTGCGGGAGTTACAAGAGATCAAGTTGGGATGCCATCTGTAAGTTTTGAGTTAAATTCAAAGGGTGCAAATGACTTTGCTAAAATTACCAAGGAAAATGTTGGAAAACAGCTTGCGATAATGCTTGATAATAAAGAGCAGTCAGCACCTAGAATTAATGGTGAAATCAGTGGAGGAAGTGGCGTTATAACTGGAAGATTTTCAATGGAAGAAGCAAATAATCTGGCTAATCTTTTAAAATCTGGAGCATTGCCTGTGGAAATAAAAATTGTTGAAAATAGAACGGTTGGAGCTACACTTGGTGTGGATTCGATAAAGCAGACTGGAATTGCTGGACTGATTGCAATGGGTGTAATTTCGGTGTTTATGATTGCAATTTATAAAATACCTGGAATTGTTGCAGATATAGCACTTCTGATAAATGGAGTTCTAGTTTTAGGATTACTAAGTGGTATTGGTGCGGCTTTGACACTTCCTGGAATTGCTGGATTTATATTGACATTAGGAATGGCAGTTGATTCAAATGTAATTACTTATGAGAGAATAAAGGAAGAATTGCGGCTTGGAGAATCATTGCATGATGCGGTGGAAAAAGGTTATGAAAATGCTTTTCCTGCGATAATTGATGGAAATATAACGACGTTACTTGTAGCAGCGGTACTGTTCTTTCTTGGAACGGGGCCAATTAAAGGATTTGCTGTAACATTGTCACTTGGGGTAGTGGCTACGGTAATTACAGGAGTATTTGTTTCAAAAGTAATATTAAAATTACTTATAAAAACATTTAATATAAAAAGAGAGCAGTTGTTCTGGAAAGGAGCTTTGAATGAAGATTAATTTAAAAGTAATAGAGCGTAGAAAACTTTATTTGGGAATTTCAGCAGTAATGGTTGTAATTTCATTAATTTCATTATTTGCTTTAAAACTTAATTTAGGCGTGGATTTTAAAGGTGGAGAATTAATCCAATTGAAATATGAGAAAAAAATTAATCAGAATGCCGTAAATAGCACATTAAACAGTCTAGTCGGAGAAATTCCGCAAATGAAAGCTAAAAGAGTTCAGTTTTCAGATACAGATAATACAGTTATCATAAGAACTGAACAATTAAATAATACGCAAAAAACAAAAATAATGTCAGAATTAAGCAAAAAAACTGGAAAATATGAAGTTGTGAAAAATGAAACTGTAGGTGCGGTAATTGGGAAAGAATTAACATCTAATGCGATTCAGGCACTCTTAATTGGAAGTATTTTAATTATTA includes:
- the ruvX gene encoding Holliday junction resolvase RuvX — its product is MKKFIGLDVGDVRIGVAKCDPLGILATALEVIDRTKTNPVERIKEILDDEGTKKVVVGMPKSLDGTKKRQVEKVEEFVEELKKSIPNIQIIFVDERYTTTEAEHYLKNYSKKNGKERRKVVDMVAASIILQKYLDTLP
- the secD gene encoding protein translocase subunit SecD, whose product is MQNKKSHYVWLLLVIFVPALILYFNKVKLGLDLRGGTSVVLQAQGKIEADTMSKVRNIIERRVNSIGVAEPVIQLSGNDKLIVELAGIKDPQKAIELIGTTAKLEFRIKNNDGTYGPVLLEGSALKSAGVTRDQVGMPSVSFELNSKGANDFAKITKENVGKQLAIMLDNKEQSAPRINGEISGGSGVITGRFSMEEANNLANLLKSGALPVEIKIVENRTVGATLGVDSIKQTGIAGLIAMGVISVFMIAIYKIPGIVADIALLINGVLVLGLLSGIGAALTLPGIAGFILTLGMAVDSNVITYERIKEELRLGESLHDAVEKGYENAFPAIIDGNITTLLVAAVLFFLGTGPIKGFAVTLSLGVVATVITGVFVSKVILKLLIKTFNIKREQLFWKGALNED